The following proteins are encoded in a genomic region of Natrarchaeobius halalkaliphilus:
- a CDS encoding glycosyltransferase: MDVLTLTTNADAPFMNEQMRVMERRGVSFSTLSVSGDGRAGHSRSPADYLRFLPTVIRESANGYDLVHAHYGLTAPMALSQLRKPVVLSLWGSDIYGPIEPLSRACVPLCDEVVVMSEEMRRYLGRDCVVIPDGVDLEKFQPGPKASARDAVGWDDDGYHVLFPYTPAREVKNYPRARRIVNAVNGLIDEPVRLHTVYDVDHDAIPDYMNAADALLLTSHSEGSPNSVKEALACNLPVVSVDVGDVRTRLEGVEPSHVGTDDDDLVEGLRRVLERDERSNGRERARDVSINRTADRMLGVYERLV; this comes from the coding sequence ATGGACGTTCTCACGCTGACGACGAACGCCGATGCGCCGTTCATGAACGAGCAGATGCGCGTCATGGAACGACGCGGTGTCTCCTTTTCGACGCTGTCGGTTTCGGGCGATGGTCGTGCGGGTCACTCCCGGAGCCCGGCCGATTACCTTCGATTCTTGCCGACGGTCATCCGCGAGTCCGCGAACGGCTACGACCTGGTCCACGCCCACTACGGGCTGACGGCACCGATGGCGCTCTCACAGCTGCGCAAACCGGTGGTTCTCTCGCTGTGGGGCTCTGACATCTACGGGCCGATCGAGCCGCTCAGCCGGGCCTGTGTGCCGCTGTGTGACGAGGTCGTCGTTATGTCGGAGGAGATGCGCCGATACCTGGGTCGTGACTGCGTCGTGATCCCCGACGGGGTCGACCTCGAGAAGTTCCAGCCCGGACCGAAGGCGAGCGCTCGCGACGCGGTGGGCTGGGACGACGACGGCTATCACGTGCTCTTTCCGTACACGCCGGCCCGCGAGGTGAAAAACTACCCGCGCGCTCGCCGGATCGTCAACGCGGTCAACGGTCTGATCGACGAGCCGGTTCGACTCCACACCGTCTACGACGTCGACCACGATGCGATCCCGGACTACATGAACGCCGCCGACGCGCTGCTTTTGACCTCCCACAGCGAGGGATCTCCGAACTCGGTCAAGGAGGCGCTCGCGTGTAACCTGCCCGTCGTCTCCGTCGACGTCGGAGACGTCCGAACGCGGCTCGAGGGCGTCGAACCGTCACACGTCGGAACCGACGACGACGATCTCGTCGAGGGACTCCGGAGAGTTCTCGAGCGCGACGAGCGGTCGAACGGTCGCGAACGTGCACGCGATGTCAGTATCAATCGAACCGCAGACCGGATGCTCGGAGTCTACGAGCGACTGGTTTGA
- a CDS encoding DUF362 domain-containing protein, with translation MTDDRVRVAAGTGLDHGGWRPDVDARMAVLEPPIRRLLDANTEALTEADRITLVPDVHYPFHPSTGMVTDPAVVGAIASYLRSRGDADLVVAGASGERIEFDRTLAYLGYPELLERFDAEPVDLVRDEPRTNEIVCVDGRSVPFSVPATLGESTVIVVPTLRPTEEGPVAGGMRTLAAADERTVDPDVTAVAATRVVDPVLSVLDATTAYGSDPHAANAIFAGSTPSVDAVGASLLEREIEDDRALELAFEDGPETITLERVGAGADRVDVEDIRERLGGGELPPTGTMHPAVTAAYRLYATVGRDAVPPQIEGEQ, from the coding sequence ATGACCGACGATCGCGTCCGCGTCGCCGCCGGAACGGGTCTCGATCACGGCGGCTGGCGTCCCGACGTCGATGCGCGAATGGCGGTGCTCGAGCCGCCGATCCGCCGGCTCCTGGACGCCAACACCGAGGCGCTCACCGAAGCGGATCGAATCACCCTCGTTCCCGATGTCCACTATCCGTTCCATCCGTCGACGGGGATGGTGACCGATCCGGCGGTCGTCGGCGCGATCGCCTCTTACCTCCGCAGCCGCGGCGACGCCGATCTCGTCGTCGCTGGGGCCAGCGGTGAACGAATCGAGTTCGATCGAACGCTTGCGTACCTGGGCTATCCCGAGTTGCTCGAGCGCTTCGACGCGGAGCCGGTCGATCTGGTCCGCGACGAGCCTCGAACGAACGAGATCGTCTGCGTCGACGGTCGCTCGGTTCCGTTTTCGGTCCCGGCGACGCTTGGTGAGAGTACGGTGATCGTCGTTCCGACGCTTCGGCCGACCGAGGAGGGACCGGTTGCCGGTGGGATGCGCACGCTCGCGGCAGCCGACGAGCGCACCGTCGATCCCGACGTGACCGCCGTCGCGGCGACGCGAGTCGTCGATCCCGTCCTCTCCGTGCTCGACGCGACGACCGCCTACGGAAGCGACCCCCACGCCGCGAACGCGATCTTCGCCGGATCGACGCCGTCGGTCGACGCCGTTGGCGCGTCGCTCTTGGAGCGCGAGATCGAGGACGACCGCGCGCTCGAACTCGCGTTCGAGGACGGCCCGGAAACGATCACGCTCGAGCGCGTCGGAGCCGGGGCAGACCGCGTCGACGTCGAGGATATCCGGGAACGCCTCGGCGGCGGCGAGCTTCCGCCGACGGGAACGATGCATCCCGCCGTCACGGCCGCCTATCGCCTCTATGCCACGGTCGGACGCGACGCCGTCCCGCCACAGATCGAAGGGGAACAATGA
- a CDS encoding alkaline phosphatase family protein: MSGFTQSSERAFVLGLDGVPWRRIERWSEEGKLPNFARVIEEGASGPLMSTSPPTTPLAWPSIATGVWPDKHGIYGFQNLSSSYSHEMYTSQDLTQPTLWEQLAPAHVGNVPMTYPATEIDGTMVTGMMTPSTEQEFTHPPELRTEIESRIPEYQISLDYPKYADRLDDFEEAIDGMLANRRELMRLQMERAGDDWQLFFFVYTAPDRFQHLVWETDRLLAHYRQLDELLGEVLEYTETHDSDLYVVSDHGFGPIHELIYVNHFLEREGYLARREDEGTRSAFASLGISRDRITNALERVGISEEMLVSTLPRGLVDSVAEQIPGDHALYDVDYDRTVAFVHGAGNCYINDSERFERGVVSPMDVPDVKAELVDVFESVTDDDGNAVLTIEDGDELFPTDDGSPDLVVNGVDGYDSRNALTDEPFGDTGTYAASHRKRGIILGHGPSIDAGASLRGARVVDVAPTLLHGIGQPVPENVDGRVLFDAFHPEATPSRTKVERTSVSSRDRDDVDDDFADVEDRLKGLGYME; encoded by the coding sequence ATGAGCGGATTTACTCAGTCGTCCGAGCGAGCGTTCGTGCTCGGGCTCGACGGCGTGCCGTGGAGACGTATCGAACGGTGGTCCGAGGAGGGTAAACTTCCGAACTTCGCCCGAGTGATCGAGGAAGGTGCCTCCGGTCCGCTGATGAGTACCAGTCCGCCGACGACGCCGCTCGCGTGGCCCTCGATCGCGACGGGGGTCTGGCCGGACAAACACGGCATCTACGGCTTTCAGAACCTCTCGTCGTCGTACTCTCACGAGATGTACACGAGTCAGGATCTGACACAGCCGACGCTCTGGGAGCAACTCGCCCCGGCTCACGTGGGCAACGTTCCGATGACCTATCCGGCCACCGAGATCGACGGCACGATGGTCACCGGGATGATGACGCCGTCGACGGAACAGGAGTTTACCCACCCGCCGGAGCTTCGGACCGAGATCGAATCCCGGATCCCGGAGTACCAGATCAGCCTCGACTATCCGAAGTACGCCGATCGACTCGACGACTTCGAGGAGGCGATCGACGGAATGCTCGCGAACCGCCGCGAGCTGATGCGTCTGCAGATGGAACGCGCCGGCGACGACTGGCAGCTGTTTTTTTTCGTCTACACCGCGCCGGACCGGTTCCAGCACCTCGTCTGGGAGACGGACCGATTGCTCGCACACTATCGGCAGCTCGACGAGCTTCTGGGCGAGGTCCTCGAGTACACGGAAACTCACGACAGCGACCTCTACGTCGTCTCCGATCACGGCTTCGGCCCGATCCACGAGCTGATCTACGTCAATCACTTCCTCGAGCGGGAGGGCTACCTCGCCAGACGCGAGGACGAGGGAACGAGGAGTGCGTTCGCGAGCCTCGGGATCTCCCGCGATCGGATCACGAACGCCCTGGAACGGGTCGGTATCTCAGAGGAGATGCTCGTTTCGACGCTTCCGCGGGGGCTGGTCGATTCGGTTGCCGAACAGATTCCGGGCGATCACGCCCTCTACGACGTCGACTACGATCGGACCGTCGCGTTCGTCCACGGCGCGGGCAACTGTTATATCAACGACAGCGAGCGATTCGAACGCGGCGTCGTCTCACCGATGGACGTGCCGGACGTCAAAGCCGAACTCGTCGACGTCTTCGAGTCGGTCACCGACGACGACGGGAACGCGGTACTCACGATCGAAGACGGCGACGAGCTGTTTCCGACCGACGACGGCTCGCCGGATCTGGTCGTCAACGGCGTCGACGGCTACGACTCTCGGAACGCGCTCACCGACGAGCCGTTCGGAGACACCGGAACGTACGCCGCGAGCCACCGCAAGCGAGGGATCATCCTCGGTCACGGCCCCTCGATCGACGCCGGGGCGTCGCTGCGCGGTGCCCGCGTCGTCGACGTCGCGCCGACGCTCCTGCACGGTATCGGCCAGCCCGTTCCCGAAAACGTCGACGGTCGGGTTCTCTTCGACGCGTTCCATCCGGAGGCGACGCCCTCGAGGACGAAAGTCGAGCGCACGAGCGTCTCGAGCCGTGATCGTGACGACGTCGACGACGACTTTGCCGACGTCGAAGACCGCCTGAAAGGACTCGGATATATGGAGTGA
- a CDS encoding Gfo/Idh/MocA family protein yields the protein MNTALLSRESDSDTLTLGILGVGNIGMVHLKSARVMANVDVLAAADAVPENRQRAERAGVDRTYEDYATLLDSESIDVAVVALPPFLHADAVERAAEVGTDVFVEKPLARSTEEADRLLEAAKSGGIAVGVDHTLRYQPDVTGVKAAYDDGRVGHVPYASMTRLNDGPLGRPPVERSPPGWALDADAAGGGSLLELGIHCFDVLEWLFGDLEVQSAATGCTLNLPIEDAATVLLRAPETGTTITLHCGSYQWEELPKVNTRLRLEGITGTISNEDYLPENFYASAATSALSNVASRVTGDEPDVFGPTFYLRAHYDALEAFLDAIRADESPPVEGTDGRRSIELAEDAYDHAARRGSEELEMPEVTSI from the coding sequence ATGAATACGGCACTTCTCAGTCGAGAATCCGACTCGGATACGCTCACGCTAGGGATACTCGGGGTCGGAAACATCGGCATGGTCCATCTGAAGTCGGCGCGCGTAATGGCGAACGTCGACGTTCTCGCTGCGGCGGATGCGGTTCCGGAGAACCGCCAGCGCGCCGAACGCGCCGGCGTCGACCGAACGTACGAGGACTACGCGACGCTACTCGACTCCGAGTCGATAGACGTCGCGGTCGTCGCGCTTCCGCCGTTCTTACACGCCGACGCGGTCGAGCGGGCCGCCGAAGTGGGTACCGACGTCTTCGTCGAGAAACCTCTCGCGCGATCGACGGAGGAGGCAGACCGGCTGCTCGAGGCCGCGAAGTCCGGGGGGATCGCCGTCGGCGTCGATCACACCCTCCGGTACCAGCCGGACGTGACAGGCGTCAAGGCCGCCTACGACGACGGACGCGTCGGCCACGTTCCCTACGCGTCGATGACGCGCCTCAACGACGGACCGCTGGGTCGTCCACCGGTCGAGCGGTCGCCGCCGGGCTGGGCGCTCGACGCCGACGCGGCTGGCGGTGGCTCGCTGCTCGAACTCGGTATCCACTGTTTCGACGTGCTCGAGTGGCTGTTCGGCGACCTCGAGGTACAGAGTGCGGCGACCGGCTGCACGCTGAACCTTCCGATCGAGGACGCGGCGACGGTACTCCTGCGAGCGCCCGAAACGGGGACCACGATCACGCTCCACTGTGGCTCCTACCAGTGGGAGGAGTTGCCGAAAGTCAACACTCGGCTTCGTCTCGAGGGGATCACCGGCACGATCAGCAACGAAGACTACCTCCCCGAGAACTTCTATGCGAGCGCGGCGACGTCGGCCCTGTCGAACGTCGCCAGTCGGGTGACCGGAGACGAACCCGACGTCTTCGGTCCGACGTTCTATCTGCGGGCACACTACGACGCTCTCGAAGCTTTTCTCGATGCGATTCGAGCCGACGAGTCGCCGCCGGTCGAGGGCACCGACGGCAGACGGTCGATCGAACTCGCGGAGGACGCCTACGACCACGCGGCGCGACGCGGTTCCGAGGAACTCGAGATGCCGGAGGTGACGTCGATATGA
- a CDS encoding NAD-dependent epimerase/dehydratase family protein: MTADGAAASDGAETGDGAGTAAVTGATGFLGTHLCERLLENGWTVDGLCRPTSDRGGIDNGDDSNEQNGLEDVNWHVGDLFDRRTLESLVDGADAVFHLAGVGLWSATPDTVERVNRDGTAAVLRACRASDVGRLVFTSTAGTRRTNGTGTFADERDVAEPIGAYQRSKAAAEGLVDRYARTEGDAVTVHPTSIFGPGDGSFTAQLIAMGTEPTMPAYLPGGLSIVGVSDVVDGLLAAYRSGTSGEHYILGGENLTYDRAVSRISDNTGGSPARLPVPSAAIHAAGPVVEAVGTVTDRQVFPFDRQMARLATRRLFYTSQKAHEELGYEYEPLEAHLPETMSWYRHRRK, from the coding sequence ATGACGGCGGACGGAGCCGCGGCCTCGGACGGGGCCGAGACCGGGGACGGAGCCGGAACCGCCGCGGTCACCGGGGCGACGGGCTTTCTCGGCACCCACCTCTGCGAGCGATTGCTCGAGAATGGGTGGACCGTCGACGGGCTGTGTCGTCCGACCTCCGATCGAGGCGGAATCGACAACGGGGACGATTCGAACGAACAGAACGGACTCGAGGACGTGAACTGGCACGTCGGAGATCTCTTCGATCGGCGGACGCTCGAGTCGCTCGTCGACGGCGCGGACGCGGTCTTTCACCTGGCCGGCGTCGGTCTCTGGAGTGCGACACCGGATACCGTCGAGCGGGTCAACCGCGACGGAACGGCGGCGGTCCTGCGAGCCTGTCGGGCGAGCGACGTCGGCAGGCTCGTGTTCACCAGTACGGCGGGCACACGACGGACGAACGGAACCGGAACGTTCGCCGACGAACGCGACGTCGCGGAGCCGATCGGAGCCTACCAGCGTTCGAAAGCCGCGGCAGAGGGGCTGGTGGATCGGTACGCTCGCACCGAGGGCGACGCCGTCACCGTCCACCCGACGTCGATCTTCGGTCCGGGCGACGGCTCGTTTACGGCCCAGCTGATCGCGATGGGGACCGAGCCGACGATGCCTGCCTACCTCCCGGGCGGCCTGAGCATCGTCGGAGTCTCCGACGTCGTCGACGGATTGCTCGCGGCGTACCGATCCGGCACCTCCGGCGAGCATTACATCCTCGGCGGTGAGAACCTCACTTACGACCGTGCCGTCTCTCGGATCTCCGATAACACCGGCGGCTCTCCGGCCCGTCTACCCGTCCCGTCGGCGGCGATTCACGCCGCCGGCCCGGTCGTCGAAGCCGTCGGAACGGTCACCGATCGTCAGGTGTTTCCCTTCGACCGGCAGATGGCCCGGCTCGCGACCCGGCGGCTGTTCTACACCTCACAGAAAGCCCACGAGGAGCTTGGCTACGAGTACGAGCCGCTCGAGGCCCACTTGCCGGAGACGATGTCCTGGTATCGCCACCGCCGAAAATAG
- a CDS encoding polysaccharide deacetylase family protein: MGSVVLSLDAELGWGFHDFESPPVDRVEAGRRGWSVMLELLEEYDVPATWAVVGHLMLDSCDGTHADHPAPPGWFAPERTEWRNRPDLRFAPALVEALFDSDVDHEFASHSFSHVLFGDPETDRELAAAELDRSMDIAADWGRTIESFVYPRNDVGHRDVLAEYGFGVYRGKSPTHDGVRGLFDSIVRSRSMLVEPAVDEYGLVNVPASLFLFGFEGPARTAAESVWADPMVVQARLGIDEAARRDGVFHMWLHPNNLTDPRDDERMRAILEHLDRRREETDIRVETMGETARRLENGRTVDGRVPSVEYDATELSSTPSD, translated from the coding sequence ATGGGTAGTGTCGTTCTCTCGCTCGACGCCGAACTCGGCTGGGGATTTCACGACTTCGAATCCCCGCCCGTCGATCGGGTCGAAGCCGGTCGCCGCGGCTGGTCCGTGATGCTCGAGTTACTCGAGGAGTACGACGTGCCGGCTACGTGGGCGGTCGTTGGCCACCTCATGCTCGACTCCTGTGACGGTACCCACGCGGATCATCCGGCACCCCCGGGCTGGTTCGCCCCCGAGCGAACCGAGTGGCGAAATCGACCCGATCTTCGATTCGCGCCGGCGCTGGTCGAGGCGCTCTTCGACTCCGACGTGGACCACGAGTTCGCCAGCCACTCGTTTTCGCACGTCCTCTTTGGCGATCCGGAGACGGACCGCGAGCTCGCGGCGGCCGAACTCGACCGGAGTATGGACATCGCCGCCGATTGGGGACGGACAATAGAGTCGTTCGTCTACCCGCGCAACGACGTCGGCCACCGCGACGTCCTCGCTGAGTACGGCTTCGGTGTCTATCGCGGCAAATCACCGACTCACGACGGCGTTCGCGGGCTGTTCGATTCGATCGTCCGAAGCCGATCCATGCTGGTCGAGCCGGCCGTCGACGAGTACGGCCTGGTGAACGTCCCGGCATCGCTGTTCCTCTTCGGCTTCGAGGGGCCGGCGCGGACGGCCGCCGAGTCGGTCTGGGCCGATCCCATGGTCGTTCAGGCTCGCCTCGGTATCGACGAAGCGGCCCGTCGTGACGGCGTCTTTCACATGTGGCTACACCCGAACAACCTGACCGACCCCCGCGACGACGAGCGCATGCGCGCGATTCTCGAGCACCTCGATCGACGACGCGAGGAAACCGACATCCGCGTCGAGACGATGGGTGAAACCGCTCGCCGTCTTGAGAACGGCCGAACGGTCGATGGCCGGGTCCCTTCGGTCGAATACGACGCGACGGAACTGTCCTCGACGCCGTCCGACTGA